The region CCGCGTTGGACGCCTTCGCCAGCAGAATATCGGACTCGTTGACGTTGCCCGCCCCGGAATGGATGATGCTCACCTCCACTTCGTCGGTGCTGAGCCGCTCCAGCGAATCGCGGATGGCCTGAATGGAACCCTGCACGTCGCCCTTGATGATGATATTGAGCGTCTTGAGCGACTGGTTCTCCATCTGGTCACGCAGGCTCAGAAGCGACACATGCTTGCGGTGCGCCAGATTTTCCTCGCGCTGGATCAGGCGGCGCTTGTCGGCCACCTGCCGCGCGTCCTTTTCGGATTCCACGACATACATGATGTCGCCCACAGCCGGCGGCTCGCCGTTGATGCCCAGTATCTCCACCGGAGTGGAGGGGGGAATCATGTCATGGCGCACGCCGTGCTCGTCAGTCATCGCGCGGATTTTTCCGTACGCCGAACCCACCACGAACGGGTCGCCCACCCGCATGACGCCTTTCTGGTTAAGCACCGTGGCAACCACGCCGCGCTTGGAATCGCGCCGCGCTTCCAGAATGATGCCCACGCCATGCCGGTCCGGGTTGGCTTTCAGGTCCATTATCTCGGCCTGCAGCGCGATCATCTCAAGCAGCCTGTCAATATGAAGCCGCTTCTTGGCTGAAATCTCGACATAGATGGTTTTGCCCTGCCACTCCTCGGGAATAAGGCCGTGATTGGCAAGATCCTGCTTGACCTTGTCGGGATTGGCTTCCGGCAGATCTATCTTGTTGACCGCCACGATTATCGGCGCGCCCGCGGCTTTGGCATGATCTATGGCTT is a window of Elusimicrobiaceae bacterium DNA encoding:
- the infB gene encoding translation initiation factor IF-2 — protein: DAIRSSNVCEGEAGAITQHIGAYKVNTPKGEIVFLDTPGHEAFTAMRARGAQATDIVVLVVSAVDSVMQQTIEAIDHAKAAGAPIIVAVNKIDLPEANPDKVKQDLANHGLIPEEWQGKTIYVEISAKKRLHIDRLLEMIALQAEIMDLKANPDRHGVGIILEARRDSKRGVVATVLNQKGVMRVGDPFVVGSAYGKIRAMTDEHGVRHDMIPPSTPVEILGINGEPPAVGDIMYVVESEKDARQVADKRRLIQREENLAHRKHVSLLSLRDQMENQSLKTLNIIIKGDVQGSIQAIRDSLERLSTDEVEVSIIHSGAGNVNESDILLAKASNAVIFTFHVDTDAAALAEADRSGIEVRNYQIIFELLEDVRAAMEGMLEPEVVEEVVGTAEVRQKFDLSSGIIAGSIIKSGTITRGNEVHVYRGKDNILNAKISGLKRFKEDVREVKLGFECGILIDGYTAIEPGDVITAFVKKTITRRLKTNDR